From Candidatus Synechococcus calcipolaris G9, a single genomic window includes:
- a CDS encoding nucleotidyltransferase family protein, which yields MTKQQIVEFLTEQFTEIRDCFGVQRLALFGSTVRDEAQPGSDIDILVEFEGKADSSRYFGLLFYLEDKLGCPLDLVTDKALRPELRPFIEKDAIYVP from the coding sequence ATGACAAAACAACAAATAGTAGAATTCCTCACCGAGCAGTTCACCGAAATCCGAGATTGCTTTGGTGTTCAACGGCTCGCCTTATTTGGCTCAACCGTCCGCGACGAAGCTCAACCCGGTAGCGACATAGACATCTTAGTAGAATTTGAAGGTAAGGCCGACTCCAGCCGTTATTTTGGTCTACTCTTCTACTTAGAAGACAAACTAGGTTGCCCACTCGATCTAGTGACCGACAAAGCTCTGCGCCCTGAACTTCGCCCCTTTATAGAAAAAGATGCTATCTATGTCCCGTGA
- the mutL gene encoding DNA mismatch repair endonuclease MutL, with amino-acid sequence MPAIQPLPETVQRAIAAGEVISSLGAAVQELVENALDAQAQRIQLNICPQTWSVEITDNGCGMAKQDLQRAALPYTTSKIHGAEDLYAVTTLGFRGEALHSLAQVGQLVICSRTQASENGWRGVYNSQGEVVELIPQAMAVGTHVTVHHLFRDWPHRRQKDVKGLHTLIQTLTLFHPQVTWQIQRCGRPWLNLPPSHHLGDRLLQLLPRLYPEDIAHGCYGGLDLVVGLPDRYHRHRPDWLFVGINGRPIRLLGEASEDFQHTFIQAFAQTLPRHRYPLGVAHFRLPPEQLDWHCHPNKREVYVESPGQLKENLTQAIRALLQEEPGSLRPWNSHESQLTSTSGSQASQAYQLLKVAESGDRYRTIADSTDARSPSGRPRPETPVKALAQVHQTYILAEHPQGLWLVEQHIAHERVLYEEIEADWQTVPLDPPIMLEQLTTSQLAQLQALDLVVEPFGSQVWVVRSAPALLAQRDDVAAALLELSLAGNLTAAKVAIACRSAIRNGTPLTIQEMQRLLDQWRSTQHPRTCPHGRPICLRLEESSLSRFFRRHWVIGKSHGI; translated from the coding sequence GTGCCTGCGATTCAACCTTTACCCGAAACTGTACAACGAGCGATCGCCGCTGGAGAAGTGATTAGCTCCCTGGGAGCAGCGGTTCAAGAACTGGTGGAAAATGCCCTAGATGCCCAGGCCCAACGCATTCAACTCAATATCTGTCCCCAAACCTGGTCTGTGGAAATCACCGATAATGGCTGCGGGATGGCGAAGCAGGATTTGCAGCGGGCGGCCTTGCCCTACACCACCAGCAAAATTCATGGGGCTGAGGATCTATACGCAGTAACTACCCTGGGTTTTCGCGGTGAAGCTCTCCATAGTCTGGCCCAAGTTGGCCAATTGGTGATTTGCAGTCGTACACAGGCCTCTGAGAATGGTTGGCGAGGGGTCTATAATTCCCAGGGGGAGGTGGTGGAGTTGATCCCCCAGGCCATGGCCGTGGGAACCCATGTCACGGTTCATCATCTTTTTCGGGACTGGCCCCATCGTCGTCAAAAGGATGTCAAGGGATTACACACCCTGATCCAAACCCTAACCCTCTTTCATCCCCAAGTTACCTGGCAAATTCAACGGTGTGGCCGGCCGTGGCTGAATCTGCCCCCTAGTCACCACCTGGGCGATCGCCTACTGCAACTGTTACCCCGTCTCTATCCTGAAGATATTGCTCATGGCTGCTACGGGGGGTTAGACCTGGTGGTTGGTTTGCCCGATCGCTACCATCGCCATCGCCCTGATTGGCTATTTGTGGGTATCAATGGTCGCCCGATTCGCCTACTGGGAGAAGCTTCCGAAGATTTTCAGCACACGTTTATCCAAGCCTTTGCCCAAACTTTACCCCGCCATCGCTATCCCCTAGGGGTGGCCCATTTCCGCTTGCCACCGGAACAGTTGGATTGGCACTGTCACCCCAATAAACGGGAGGTGTATGTGGAATCCCCCGGGCAATTAAAAGAGAACTTGACCCAGGCAATTCGGGCCCTCTTGCAGGAAGAGCCTGGCTCCCTCCGTCCTTGGAATTCCCATGAATCCCAGTTAACTTCTACCTCCGGCAGTCAGGCTTCCCAGGCATACCAACTCTTAAAAGTTGCTGAATCCGGCGATCGCTACCGTACCATTGCCGATTCCACCGATGCCCGTTCCCCCTCGGGCCGTCCCCGCCCGGAAACTCCAGTGAAGGCTCTAGCCCAAGTCCATCAAACCTATATTTTGGCGGAACATCCCCAGGGATTATGGCTGGTGGAGCAGCATATTGCCCATGAGCGGGTTCTCTATGAAGAAATTGAGGCGGATTGGCAAACCGTCCCCCTAGACCCGCCGATCATGCTGGAGCAGTTGACCACCTCCCAACTGGCTCAACTTCAGGCCTTGGATTTAGTCGTGGAACCCTTTGGTTCTCAGGTTTGGGTGGTTCGCAGTGCCCCGGCTCTTTTAGCTCAACGGGATGATGTGGCGGCAGCGTTGCTGGAATTAAGTCTGGCGGGAAACCTGACGGCGGCAAAGGTGGCGATCGCCTGTCGCAGTGCCATTCGCAATGGAACACCCCTCACCATCCAGGAGATGCAACGGCTATTGGATCAATGGCGATCCACCCAACATCCCCGCACCTGTCCCCACGGCCGGCCCATTTGTCTACGCCTAGAAGAATCCTCCCTGTCCCGATTTTTCCGACGGCATTGGGTGATTGGCAAAAGCCATGGGATTTAA
- the dnaG gene encoding DNA primase — MDHPRLHPDTIEQVRQSTDIVEVVSEHVVLRKRGREYVGCCPFHEEKTPSFTVSPAKGFYYCFGCGAGGNAVKFLMEVQKRSFADVVLDLAQRQQIPVRTIDTAQRQEFQAQLSLREKLYEILAVATSFYEHALRQPLGKHCYDYARSTRQLQEATIQTFQIGYAPAGWQPIYDYLVGQKGYAADLVEQAGLIVPRRQGDGYYDRFRDRLMIPICDPQGRVVGFGSRTLTNEEPKYLNSPETLLFSKGKLLYGLDKARKAIVSQDRAIVVEGYFDVIALHQAGIDHGVASLGTALSQDQVKQLLRYSESKQIVFNFDADRAGQRAAERAIGEVADLAYRGEVQLRILTIPNGKDADEFLLDHSPAEYLTLVDTAPLWVDWQIQLVLAGQDLDQSDQFQQAIQGITALLGKLPNASLRSHYIHRCAELLGRGDSRLILRLEESLRQQVRGQRWQGRSQKWQRPADYSLRQAAEVQLLQVYLHCPQQRPLIRSTLQQRDIEFSFSHHRFLWRQILAIEEEAYAGLPAPDDPYCAEWFPNNTELDLIPPLQDLCTEFGEEMEQVYPLLQLDEKTSLDIQRPSLTIQAAAAALERIAVEKRCRYFLQAWQETIELLLQESLAGEALRQYLEYLIANESDGMMDFPGVNSDRLHTLEQLRQDYYQHRQYLHQLDHQRCPNLQTLSQGEP; from the coding sequence ATGGATCATCCACGGCTACACCCGGACACCATTGAACAGGTTCGTCAAAGTACTGACATTGTAGAAGTCGTGTCAGAGCATGTGGTGCTGCGGAAGCGGGGGCGGGAATATGTGGGTTGTTGTCCTTTCCATGAGGAAAAAACGCCCAGTTTTACCGTGAGTCCAGCCAAGGGGTTTTACTACTGCTTTGGCTGTGGGGCCGGCGGCAATGCCGTCAAGTTTTTAATGGAGGTGCAAAAACGCTCCTTTGCCGATGTGGTGTTGGATCTAGCCCAGCGGCAGCAGATCCCGGTACGCACAATAGATACGGCCCAACGGCAGGAATTCCAGGCCCAGCTTTCGCTCCGGGAAAAACTCTATGAAATTTTGGCAGTTGCCACCAGTTTCTATGAACACGCCCTGCGTCAACCCTTGGGCAAACATTGCTACGACTATGCCCGCTCTACGCGTCAGCTTCAGGAAGCAACGATCCAAACCTTTCAAATCGGATACGCGCCAGCGGGGTGGCAACCCATCTATGACTACTTGGTGGGGCAAAAGGGATATGCCGCTGATTTAGTGGAGCAGGCGGGTTTAATTGTGCCTCGTCGTCAGGGGGATGGTTACTATGATCGGTTCCGCGATCGCCTGATGATTCCCATTTGTGATCCCCAAGGGCGGGTGGTCGGTTTTGGCAGTCGCACCCTCACCAACGAAGAACCGAAGTACTTAAACTCCCCAGAAACGCTGTTATTTAGTAAAGGGAAGCTGCTCTACGGTTTAGATAAGGCCCGCAAAGCCATTGTCAGCCAGGATCGGGCCATTGTCGTGGAAGGCTATTTTGATGTCATTGCCCTCCATCAAGCGGGTATTGATCATGGCGTGGCCAGTTTAGGCACTGCCCTGAGTCAGGATCAGGTGAAGCAACTGCTCCGTTATAGCGAGTCTAAGCAAATTGTTTTTAACTTTGATGCCGATCGGGCGGGGCAACGGGCCGCGGAACGGGCCATTGGCGAAGTGGCGGATCTGGCCTATCGGGGCGAAGTCCAACTGCGGATTTTAACCATTCCCAATGGTAAAGATGCCGATGAGTTTCTCCTAGACCATTCCCCGGCAGAGTATCTAACGTTAGTCGATACGGCTCCCCTGTGGGTCGATTGGCAAATTCAGTTAGTGTTGGCGGGGCAAGACCTCGACCAAAGTGATCAATTCCAGCAGGCCATTCAAGGGATCACCGCTCTTTTGGGAAAATTACCCAATGCCTCCCTGCGAAGTCACTATATCCATCGCTGTGCAGAGCTTTTGGGCCGGGGGGATAGTCGCTTAATTTTACGCCTAGAAGAATCTCTCCGCCAACAGGTACGGGGCCAGCGGTGGCAGGGGCGATCGCAAAAGTGGCAGCGGCCGGCGGACTATAGCCTACGCCAAGCGGCAGAAGTGCAACTGCTCCAAGTCTATCTCCACTGCCCCCAACAACGGCCGCTGATTCGCTCCACATTGCAACAACGGGATATTGAGTTTAGTTTTTCCCACCATCGCTTTCTCTGGCGGCAGATTCTCGCGATCGAAGAGGAGGCCTATGCAGGTTTACCTGCCCCCGATGATCCCTACTGTGCCGAGTGGTTTCCCAACAATACCGAGTTAGATTTAATTCCCCCCTTGCAGGATCTCTGTACCGAGTTTGGCGAGGAAATGGAGCAGGTTTATCCCTTACTTCAATTGGATGAAAAAACCAGTCTAGATATTCAACGCCCCAGTTTAACCATTCAAGCGGCGGCGGCAGCCCTTGAGCGAATTGCCGTAGAGAAACGGTGTCGCTATTTTCTCCAGGCATGGCAAGAAACCATAGAATTACTGCTCCAGGAATCCTTGGCCGGGGAAGCTCTCCGTCAGTATTTAGAGTATTTAATTGCCAATGAATCCGATGGGATGATGGATTTTCCGGGGGTAAATAGCGATCGCCTACATACCCTGGAGCAACTGCGCCAAGACTATTATCAACATCGCCAATATCTCCACCAACTGGATCACCAACGCTGTCCCAATCTTCAGACCCTCTCCCAAGGAGAACCTTAA
- a CDS encoding thioredoxin family protein, with amino-acid sequence MARTESTMLALGTAAPDFQLPDVVTGQTISLGTFAHEKALLVMFICRHCPYVKHVEQELAQIGRDYQGKGLGMVAISANDAAAYPDDSPESLKEMATELGFVFPLCYDETQEVAKSYTAACTPDFFLFDQNQKLAYRGQLDDSRPRNDEPITGKDLRAAIDQVLSDQVPPEPQKPSLGCNIKWKPDNAPAYYG; translated from the coding sequence ATGGCGCGGACAGAATCGACCATGTTGGCTCTTGGCACCGCTGCTCCTGATTTTCAATTACCGGATGTGGTAACGGGCCAAACCATTTCCCTGGGTACCTTTGCCCATGAAAAAGCACTCCTGGTGATGTTTATTTGCCGCCACTGCCCCTACGTCAAGCACGTTGAACAAGAACTCGCCCAGATTGGCCGGGATTACCAAGGCAAGGGCCTAGGCATGGTTGCCATTAGTGCCAATGATGCCGCAGCCTACCCCGATGATTCCCCCGAATCCCTGAAGGAAATGGCGACGGAACTCGGTTTTGTTTTTCCCCTTTGCTACGATGAAACCCAAGAGGTGGCAAAATCCTACACCGCTGCCTGTACCCCTGACTTTTTCCTGTTTGATCAAAACCAAAAATTAGCCTATCGGGGTCAGCTAGACGATAGTCGCCCCCGCAATGATGAGCCGATCACGGGCAAAGATTTACGGGCAGCCATTGATCAAGTCCTATCGGATCAGGTGCCCCCGGAACCCCAAAAGCCCAGCCTGGGATGCAACATCAAGTGGAAGCCAGACAATGCCCCAGCCTATTACGGCTAA
- the arsB gene encoding ACR3 family arsenite efflux transporter — MTDSPHSTTAVAAGGSLSFFERYLTVWVLLCIGAGILLGRTFPGVAVALDSMSIYQVSIPIAICLFFMMYPIMVKIDFGQAKQAVRAPKPVILTLVMNWCIKPFTMVIFAQIFLGWLFAPFLQGTEIIQGTVISLGQSYIAGVILLGIAPCTAMVLLWGYLSYGNQGHTLVMVAVNSLAMLFLYAPLGRWLLAANDLTVPWQTIALSVLIYVGLPLVTGIYTRHWIFKHRGRAWFERTFLQYLTPVAIAALLITLILLFAFKGDLIIQSPLHIVMIAVPLFIQTNFIFLITYVAAQKLNIAYEDAAPAALIGASNHFEVAIATAVTLFGLNSGAALATVVGVLIEVPVMLMLVAVCKRTAFWFPRHPEKATLPDPRCFVVPLEDK, encoded by the coding sequence ATGACTGATTCGCCGCACTCCACCACAGCCGTTGCCGCTGGCGGGAGTCTCAGCTTTTTTGAGCGATATTTAACGGTGTGGGTACTCCTCTGTATTGGGGCTGGAATTCTCCTGGGGCGTACCTTTCCGGGAGTTGCGGTGGCCCTGGATTCCATGAGTATTTATCAGGTGTCCATTCCCATTGCCATCTGCCTATTTTTCATGATGTACCCGATCATGGTCAAAATTGACTTTGGTCAGGCGAAGCAGGCGGTACGGGCCCCAAAACCTGTGATTCTTACCCTGGTGATGAACTGGTGTATCAAGCCATTTACGATGGTGATTTTTGCCCAGATTTTTTTGGGCTGGCTATTTGCACCATTTTTACAGGGAACGGAAATCATTCAGGGAACGGTGATCAGCCTGGGGCAAAGTTACATTGCTGGTGTGATTCTATTGGGCATTGCCCCCTGTACGGCGATGGTTTTGCTCTGGGGCTACCTCTCCTATGGCAATCAGGGCCATACTCTGGTGATGGTGGCGGTGAATTCCCTGGCGATGCTGTTTCTCTACGCGCCCTTGGGTCGCTGGTTGTTAGCGGCCAATGATCTGACGGTGCCCTGGCAGACGATCGCCCTGTCGGTGTTGATTTATGTGGGGTTGCCCCTGGTTACGGGAATATATACCCGCCATTGGATTTTTAAGCATCGGGGCCGGGCTTGGTTTGAGCGGACATTTTTGCAATATTTAACGCCGGTGGCGATCGCCGCCCTGCTAATTACCCTGATTCTGCTATTTGCCTTCAAAGGGGATTTAATTATTCAGTCTCCCCTGCATATTGTGATGATTGCCGTTCCCCTCTTTATCCAAACCAATTTTATTTTTCTGATCACCTATGTCGCTGCCCAAAAACTCAATATTGCCTATGAAGATGCGGCCCCGGCGGCCCTGATTGGGGCCAGTAATCACTTTGAGGTGGCGATCGCCACGGCCGTCACCCTATTTGGCTTAAATTCTGGAGCTGCCCTAGCAACGGTTGTGGGTGTTCTTATTGAAGTACCCGTGATGCTAATGCTAGTGGCTGTGTGTAAACGCACGGCCTTTTGGTTTCCCCGCCATCCAGAGAAAGCCACGCTGCCGGATCCCCGCTGTTTTGTGGTTCCCCTAGAAGATAAATAA
- a CDS encoding nuclear transport factor 2 family protein, whose product MTTQLQTAPQTMFAQGQIEGIDQPVIGAYFDALNDENYDALVELFSEAGVLQPPFDDPLIGRQAIAHYLKAEALGMRAYPAKGALLETTEAGDRTYQIRGRVQLPLFSVNVAWQFRLNPEDEILAVTVDLLATLEELIQYRR is encoded by the coding sequence ATGACAACCCAACTGCAAACGGCTCCCCAAACGATGTTTGCCCAAGGACAGATTGAAGGGATTGATCAACCCGTTATTGGTGCCTATTTTGATGCCCTCAATGACGAAAACTATGATGCCTTGGTGGAACTTTTTAGCGAAGCTGGTGTGCTACAGCCCCCCTTTGATGATCCCTTGATTGGGCGGCAGGCCATTGCCCATTACTTAAAAGCCGAAGCGTTGGGAATGCGGGCCTATCCGGCAAAGGGAGCCTTACTGGAGACTACCGAGGCAGGCGATCGCACCTATCAAATCCGTGGCCGCGTCCAACTGCCCCTTTTTAGTGTGAATGTGGCCTGGCAGTTTCGGCTAAATCCTGAAGATGAGATTCTTGCCGTGACCGTCGATTTATTGGCGACCTTAGAGGAGCTGATCCAATATCGTCGCTAG
- a CDS encoding orange carotenoid protein N-terminal domain-containing protein encodes MTFTTDVRFNGSQIGTAVQEVTTLFNCLSVDDQLGLLWVIYTETGRSITAAAPGTARLQLAEGLLNEIKGMNFDTQLQMMRDLVANVNTPFTRAYGVFSPNTKLAFWYQLAELMKQGFVVPVPPGYTLSRDADRVFSAIQSLDFGQQITVLRNAVIAMGVDPFQD; translated from the coding sequence ATGACTTTTACGACAGATGTACGCTTCAATGGTTCCCAAATTGGAACAGCCGTTCAAGAGGTGACCACCCTATTCAATTGCCTGAGTGTTGATGACCAATTAGGTCTACTTTGGGTGATCTACACGGAAACCGGTCGCTCGATTACGGCGGCGGCTCCGGGAACAGCCCGGCTGCAATTAGCCGAAGGTCTCCTCAACGAGATCAAGGGCATGAACTTTGATACCCAATTGCAAATGATGCGGGACTTAGTTGCCAATGTAAATACACCCTTCACCCGCGCCTACGGTGTGTTTAGCCCCAATACGAAACTGGCCTTCTGGTATCAATTGGCTGAACTCATGAAACAGGGCTTTGTCGTACCTGTGCCCCCAGGCTACACCCTCTCTCGGGATGCGGATCGGGTCTTTTCGGCGATCCAGTCCCTAGACTTTGGTCAGCAAATCACCGTGCTACGGAATGCGGTGATCGCCATGGGTGTGGATCCCTTTCAGGACTAA
- a CDS encoding type II toxin-antitoxin system HicA family toxin, producing the protein MPKKIRELKQLLRKAGFEELTGKGSHTNWIHPLYLGKITVSGKDGADAKPYQEKEILGAIQQVEDNQDNEQP; encoded by the coding sequence ATGCCAAAGAAAATTCGGGAATTAAAGCAGTTATTACGAAAGGCGGGGTTTGAAGAACTGACTGGAAAAGGGAGTCATACCAACTGGATACATCCACTTTATCTAGGCAAAATAACGGTTTCTGGTAAAGACGGTGCAGATGCAAAACCCTATCAAGAAAAAGAGATTTTAGGAGCCATTCAACAAGTAGAGGACAACCAAGATAATGAGCAACCTTAA
- a CDS encoding type II toxin-antitoxin system HicB family antitoxin: MSNLKYQMVIQWSDEDNCFLVGFPDFPEQQWRTHGETYEEAVNQGIEALESLVMAYEASGEPLPEPSTVCAVA, translated from the coding sequence ATGAGCAACCTTAAGTATCAAATGGTAATCCAGTGGTCAGACGAAGACAATTGTTTTCTGGTCGGTTTTCCTGATTTTCCGGAGCAGCAGTGGCGTACCCACGGCGAAACCTATGAGGAAGCAGTCAACCAGGGCATTGAAGCCCTTGAGTCTCTGGTTATGGCATACGAAGCGTCTGGAGAACCATTGCCTGAACCCAGTACTGTTTGTGCTGTTGCCTGA
- a CDS encoding PAS domain-containing protein — MASLDSPTGVVQDRSLRRPYWRAAMFYKALALVGLVSIFIADTSTPLGFAHGTLYPLIILIVALSERPWWIVAMTIAGILFTGLGFWLSLPAPPDFPLIYVLANRLLSMVAIAITGGLTLVAIKTLHQIQRSQALLVATHQSLTEKQQLLEIASRAGQLGGWKIHLLEPRLEWSDEVAHIHGVEPGFSPTLEQAFNFYAPKYQKLIRDSFRACAEEGLPFDEELQIITTQGCSLWVRAIGQPVHDQTGRIIAVQGAFQDINRRKMAETSLVASEQRFRQLSDAMPLIVWTAEPDGTVDYASQVLRDYTGIQEPAPHPSQYWLSLLHPDDREPCIKVWLHCVQTESNYSFEFRLRRYDQTYHWHLVQAVPIRDEQGAIVKWYGTAIDIHDQKQNQQKTEGLANRLNTILESITDAFLAFDRQWNITFINRQGEHLLQCQRQDVIGKNVWEVFPEAVGSIFQEQYEKAFSTQESVHFQALYPPLDCWFDIHAYPSSEGLAIYFQDISDRRALEEQLRQSQRLESIGQLTGGVAHDFNNLLTVILGNAELITDTLGADHQLYPLAEMITAAALRGAELTQRLLAFARRQVLEPKPVNVNELVNQMKALLQRTLGEHIHIECLAESDLWIALIDPTQLENALLNLCLNARDAMAYRGQLTIETGNIILGQDYIANNANAEVPPGEYIMIAVSDIGTGIDPANLNRVFEPFFTTKARGKGTGLGLSMVYGFIKQSQGHIKIYSEPGEGTTVKMYLPRYRQELVDAADSESDPMGHILGHQERILVVEDDPLVLRYAKEQLEHLGYQVITANNGPEALRLLQKQVAEIDLLFTDVIMAGGMSGRDVVEAAQQLRPDLKILYTSGYTENAIMHHGRLDPGVQLLSKPYGRKELAEKVHQVLSG; from the coding sequence ATGGCATCCCTAGACTCACCGACGGGAGTAGTTCAGGATAGGTCTCTGCGGCGGCCCTATTGGCGGGCGGCTATGTTTTATAAGGCCTTAGCTCTCGTGGGTTTGGTTAGTATTTTTATTGCGGATACCTCTACCCCCCTTGGTTTTGCCCACGGCACACTCTATCCCTTAATCATTTTGATTGTGGCCCTATCGGAACGGCCCTGGTGGATTGTCGCCATGACGATCGCCGGAATCCTGTTTACAGGGTTGGGATTTTGGCTGTCGCTGCCGGCTCCTCCGGACTTTCCCCTCATTTACGTTCTCGCTAACCGTCTTTTATCCATGGTGGCGATCGCCATTACCGGCGGATTGACCCTCGTGGCGATCAAGACCCTCCACCAAATCCAAAGATCCCAGGCCCTTTTAGTGGCAACCCATCAATCCCTCACGGAGAAACAGCAACTCCTGGAAATCGCCAGTCGAGCCGGTCAACTGGGGGGCTGGAAAATCCACTTACTGGAACCACGGCTTGAGTGGTCCGATGAAGTGGCCCATATTCATGGGGTTGAGCCAGGTTTTTCCCCCACCCTAGAGCAAGCTTTTAACTTCTATGCCCCTAAATACCAAAAACTCATTCGGGATAGCTTTCGCGCCTGCGCCGAAGAGGGTCTTCCCTTTGATGAAGAACTACAAATTATCACAACCCAAGGTTGTTCCCTGTGGGTACGGGCCATTGGTCAGCCGGTTCACGATCAAACGGGCCGGATCATTGCCGTACAGGGGGCCTTTCAAGACATTAATCGTCGAAAAATGGCGGAAACCTCTCTGGTTGCCAGTGAACAGCGGTTTCGTCAATTGAGTGATGCCATGCCCCTGATTGTTTGGACCGCCGAACCGGATGGCACCGTTGATTACGCCAGCCAAGTTCTCAGGGACTATACCGGGATTCAGGAACCGGCCCCCCATCCCAGTCAATATTGGCTCAGCCTACTCCATCCCGACGATCGGGAGCCCTGCATAAAGGTGTGGCTCCACTGCGTTCAAACCGAGAGCAACTACTCCTTTGAGTTTCGTCTACGGCGATATGACCAGACCTATCACTGGCATTTGGTTCAGGCGGTGCCAATTCGAGATGAGCAAGGGGCGATCGTCAAATGGTATGGAACTGCCATCGATATCCATGACCAGAAGCAGAACCAGCAGAAAACCGAGGGACTGGCCAATCGCCTCAACACGATCCTGGAGAGTATTACCGATGCCTTCCTCGCCTTCGATCGCCAGTGGAATATTACCTTTATCAATCGTCAAGGGGAACACCTGTTGCAGTGCCAACGCCAGGATGTGATTGGCAAGAATGTCTGGGAGGTCTTTCCGGAAGCGGTCGGTAGTATCTTCCAGGAGCAATACGAAAAAGCCTTTAGCACCCAGGAATCGGTTCATTTTCAAGCATTATACCCACCCCTGGATTGTTGGTTTGATATCCATGCCTACCCCTCCAGTGAAGGTTTAGCCATTTATTTTCAAGACATTAGCGATCGCCGCGCCCTAGAAGAACAACTGCGCCAATCCCAGCGACTAGAATCCATTGGCCAACTCACCGGCGGCGTTGCCCACGATTTTAATAATCTACTCACGGTAATTTTGGGAAATGCCGAACTCATTACCGATACCCTAGGGGCGGATCACCAACTGTATCCCCTAGCGGAAATGATCACTGCTGCGGCCCTACGCGGAGCCGAACTCACCCAGCGACTACTGGCCTTTGCCCGCCGTCAGGTTCTAGAACCTAAGCCCGTTAACGTGAATGAATTAGTCAACCAAATGAAGGCCTTACTCCAACGAACCCTAGGGGAGCATATTCACATTGAATGCCTGGCGGAATCAGATCTATGGATTGCCCTCATAGATCCAACTCAGTTGGAAAATGCCCTACTCAACCTCTGCCTCAATGCCCGTGATGCCATGGCCTACAGGGGGCAATTAACCATTGAGACGGGAAATATCATTTTGGGTCAGGACTATATTGCCAATAATGCCAATGCCGAAGTCCCCCCCGGCGAATACATCATGATTGCCGTATCCGATATCGGTACGGGGATTGATCCGGCCAATCTTAATCGCGTCTTTGAACCCTTTTTTACGACTAAAGCTAGAGGTAAGGGAACGGGCTTGGGCCTAAGTATGGTCTATGGCTTTATTAAACAATCCCAGGGGCATATTAAGATTTATTCAGAACCGGGGGAAGGAACTACCGTAAAAATGTACTTGCCCCGCTACCGCCAAGAGTTGGTAGATGCAGCAGATAGTGAGAGTGACCCCATGGGACACATCTTGGGTCATCAAGAACGTATTCTTGTGGTAGAAGACGATCCCCTCGTTCTCCGCTATGCTAAAGAACAATTGGAGCATTTAGGCTATCAAGTGATTACTGCTAACAATGGCCCTGAAGCCCTCCGGCTCTTGCAAAAACAGGTAGCCGAGATTGATTTGCTCTTTACCGATGTCATTATGGCCGGCGGTATGAGTGGTCGGGATGTGGTGGAAGCAGCCCAACAACTGCGACCTGATTTGAAAATTCTCTATACGTCTGGCTATACCGAAAACGCCATTATGCACCATGGCCGCCTGGATCCGGGGGTGCAGTTACTCAGTAAGCCCTATGGACGCAAGGAATTAGCTGAGAAAGTCCATCAAGTACTAAGCGGTTGA